A region of Kribbella sp. NBC_01245 DNA encodes the following proteins:
- a CDS encoding TldD/PmbA family protein codes for MTAAQLTPQETVDKVLALAAQAGADGCVVLVDETSSANLRWANNTLTTNGAMRGSRITVIATVGGGEGTAAGVVGRSSTTADSLAEVVDAAVATAKASSPAEDARPLVDGTVGPGWEQEPGETSVLVYESFAPALGEALIRAGKENRWLYGFADHEVTTTYVGSSTGLRLRHEQPSGHVTVTGKSGDLSQSAWVGSATRDFTDIDATAIDAELSRRLGWAKRTVSVEAGRHNTVLPPAAVADLATYLYWEMEGRDAHEGRNVYSNPSGGSRIGEQLSPHPISLRSLPHYAGLECSPFATARSSGGSQSVFDNGLTLSATDWISGGKLQHLMQNRFSADLTGNPVTPMIGNYVLEVEGATGSVDDLVAGVEHGLLLTCLWYIRTVDPQTLLLTGLTRDGVYLIENGEVTGAVNNFRFNESPVDLLARFSAAGATVPSFSREWGDYFPRTATPPLLVPDFNMSSVSQAS; via the coding sequence ATGACCGCCGCGCAGCTCACCCCGCAGGAGACCGTCGACAAGGTCCTCGCGCTCGCCGCGCAGGCCGGCGCGGACGGCTGCGTCGTACTGGTCGACGAGACCTCCAGCGCCAACCTGCGCTGGGCCAACAACACCCTCACCACGAACGGCGCGATGCGTGGTTCGCGGATCACCGTGATCGCGACGGTCGGCGGCGGCGAGGGTACGGCGGCCGGGGTCGTCGGTCGTTCCTCCACCACGGCCGACTCGCTTGCCGAAGTCGTCGACGCTGCCGTCGCCACTGCGAAGGCGTCGAGCCCTGCCGAGGACGCGCGGCCGCTCGTCGACGGCACGGTCGGGCCGGGCTGGGAGCAGGAGCCGGGCGAGACCTCGGTCCTCGTGTACGAGTCGTTCGCCCCGGCCCTTGGTGAAGCCCTCATCCGTGCGGGTAAGGAAAACCGCTGGCTGTACGGGTTCGCCGACCACGAGGTCACCACGACGTACGTCGGATCGTCCACCGGCTTGAGGCTTCGGCACGAGCAGCCCAGCGGCCATGTCACCGTCACCGGTAAGTCGGGCGATCTGAGCCAGTCGGCGTGGGTCGGTTCGGCCACTCGCGACTTCACCGATATCGACGCCACGGCGATCGACGCGGAGCTGTCCCGCCGGCTCGGCTGGGCCAAGCGCACGGTCTCGGTCGAGGCTGGCCGTCACAACACGGTGCTACCGCCCGCGGCCGTCGCAGACCTCGCGACGTACCTCTACTGGGAGATGGAGGGTCGCGACGCGCACGAAGGTCGCAACGTCTACTCCAACCCGTCGGGTGGTTCGCGGATCGGCGAGCAGCTCTCGCCGCACCCGATCAGCCTGCGGTCTCTTCCGCACTACGCCGGCCTGGAGTGTTCGCCGTTCGCCACGGCTCGTTCGTCCGGCGGCTCGCAGAGTGTTTTCGACAACGGCCTGACGCTGTCGGCGACCGACTGGATCAGCGGCGGCAAGCTGCAACACCTGATGCAGAACAGGTTCTCGGCCGACCTCACCGGCAATCCGGTCACGCCGATGATCGGCAACTACGTCCTCGAGGTCGAGGGTGCGACTGGTTCCGTCGACGACCTGGTCGCGGGTGTTGAGCACGGTCTGCTGCTGACCTGCCTCTGGTACATCCGGACCGTCGATCCGCAGACTCTGCTGCTCACCGGTCTGACCCGCGATGGCGTCTACCTGATCGAGAATGGCGAGGTCACCGGCGCGGTCAACAACTTCCGCTTCAACGAGAGCCCGGTCGATCTGCTGGCCCGGTTCTCGGCGGCCGGCGCGACTGTTCCGTCGTTCTCCCGCGAGTGGGGCGACTACTTCCCCCGTACGGCAACACCGCCGCTACTGGTGCCGGACTTCAACATGTCCAGCGTCAGCCAGGCCAGCTAG